The Apibacter raozihei genome contains a region encoding:
- a CDS encoding EamA family transporter, protein MKNFKYIALVLAGASMYGTMSSFVKLFYLRGYSIAEMSFLQALFAAIFLGFALIFSSDKRKLKLSRKELISLAATGATIGLTTFLYYQSVKYISASLAIVLLMQFTWISLLLEWLFFKKKPAGAEMITILFVLAGTVLAGNLLKAEKIDFSWIGIILVLISSFTYAVYIVANSRAGVNVNWLPKSTLLMVGSAITIFLINARQICVETHWSSELLLIALFLAVIGTTLPTAFFAAGIPKIGAGISAVLMTIELPVAVICSSLLLKEPISFLQIIGILIMLGSIAFMNYFKYMKNKRNHLT, encoded by the coding sequence ATGAAAAATTTTAAATATATCGCTTTGGTACTGGCAGGAGCCTCTATGTACGGTACTATGTCTTCTTTTGTTAAATTATTTTACTTACGTGGTTATTCAATTGCAGAAATGTCTTTTTTACAGGCTTTATTTGCAGCGATTTTTCTGGGATTTGCTCTTATATTTTCTTCTGATAAAAGAAAATTAAAATTATCCAGAAAAGAATTGATTTCTTTAGCTGCTACCGGAGCAACCATTGGGTTAACTACATTTTTATATTATCAATCGGTGAAGTATATTTCTGCATCACTTGCTATCGTATTGCTTATGCAGTTTACTTGGATAAGCCTGTTATTGGAATGGTTATTTTTCAAAAAAAAACCTGCCGGAGCTGAAATGATAACCATTTTATTTGTTTTAGCAGGTACTGTATTAGCAGGAAATCTTTTAAAAGCAGAGAAGATAGATTTTTCCTGGATCGGAATAATTTTAGTATTAATATCTTCATTTACCTATGCTGTTTACATTGTTGCAAACAGTCGGGCGGGTGTAAATGTTAACTGGCTTCCAAAAAGCACACTTTTGATGGTAGGTTCTGCAATTACGATATTTTTAATTAATGCCCGCCAGATTTGTGTTGAAACTCATTGGAGTTCTGAATTGTTACTTATAGCTCTTTTTCTTGCTGTAATAGGAACAACTCTTCCTACTGCTTTTTTTGCAGCCGGAATTCCAAAAATTGGAGCAGGAATAAGTGCTGTGTTAATGACAATTGAACTTCCGGTTGCTGTTATTTGTTCTTCATTATTGTTAAAAGAACCTATCAGCTTTCTGCAAATTATTGGAATTTTAATTATGTTAGGCTCTATAGCTTTCATGAATTATTTTAAGTACATGAAAAATAAAAGAAATCATTTAACCTGA
- a CDS encoding alpha/beta hydrolase — MEKMETINKEKIFFKNQTLKLAGELYFPLDFDNNQKFAAIIISHPGNGVKEQVAGLYAKKLAENGFISLAFDASHQGESEGLPRYLDDPAKRVEDIRCAVDFLVTLPYIDENKIGAMGICAGAGYAINTAQTEYRIQAVAGISTWDVGDSQRNGFARKWTKQQRNEILQEVALQRTREARGEKPLFVGYVPDSEADFDDDTPIIQREAYEYYCTSRAAHPNSHNKYLYTGNDRFIAWEAFNLLDTLSPRPLLLIVGSLADTIYFSENAYEKANEPKELYIVEGASHVDLYDQEIYVEQVTEKLTDFFRAYL; from the coding sequence ATGGAAAAAATGGAAACCATAAACAAAGAAAAAATTTTTTTTAAAAATCAAACTTTAAAATTAGCTGGAGAACTTTATTTTCCCTTAGATTTTGACAACAATCAAAAATTTGCAGCAATTATTATATCTCATCCGGGAAACGGAGTAAAGGAGCAGGTTGCCGGTTTATATGCAAAAAAACTAGCTGAAAATGGATTTATAAGTTTAGCTTTTGATGCATCCCATCAGGGAGAAAGTGAAGGGTTGCCACGATATCTGGATGATCCGGCAAAAAGAGTAGAAGATATTCGTTGTGCAGTAGATTTTTTAGTCACTTTACCCTATATAGATGAAAATAAAATAGGGGCTATGGGAATTTGTGCAGGAGCTGGATATGCTATCAACACTGCACAAACCGAGTACAGAATACAAGCAGTTGCAGGAATCAGTACCTGGGATGTAGGAGATAGTCAGAGAAATGGTTTTGCCAGAAAATGGACAAAACAACAGCGGAATGAAATTCTTCAAGAGGTAGCCCTGCAAAGAACACGCGAAGCCCGTGGAGAAAAGCCACTTTTTGTTGGATATGTACCCGATTCTGAAGCAGATTTTGACGATGATACTCCTATAATTCAGAGGGAAGCCTATGAATATTACTGTACATCCAGAGCAGCACATCCTAATTCACACAACAAATATCTTTATACGGGTAACGACAGATTTATAGCCTGGGAGGCATTTAATTTATTAGATACCCTGTCACCGCGACCTTTATTATTAATTGTTGGCAGTTTAGCTGATACAATATATTTTAGCGAAAACGCTTACGAAAAAGCCAATGAACCCAAAGAACTCTATATTGTTGAAGGTGCCAGCCATGTAGATTTATACGATCAGGAAATATATGTGGAACAGGTAACAGAAAAGCTAACTGATTTTTTCAGAGCATATTTATAA
- a CDS encoding N-acetyltransferase, with translation MLYAKNNKIDNIRMDTWADNQRLIEYYKSYGFQFVENHKTPNEPELPIQNRNLEIILLEIDLTKIDESL, from the coding sequence ATGCTGTATGCTAAAAATAATAAAATTGATAATATCCGAATGGATACGTGGGCTGATAATCAAAGATTAATTGAATATTATAAATCTTATGGTTTTCAATTTGTTGAAAACCATAAAACACCAAATGAACCTGAATTACCTATCCAAAATCGTAATTTAGAGATTATCCTTTTAGAAATAGATTTAACAAAAATAGATGAAAGTTTATAA
- a CDS encoding bifunctional helix-turn-helix transcriptional regulator/GNAT family N-acetyltransferase, which yields MNLFEKTGKMALSSRLRLLTSQITEDASRVYQLYDIGFSPKWFPIFFILVEEGEKTITEIAQEVGHSQPSVTKIVKEMAIAGLVEDNRNSADKRKNMVALTELGKETSEKIKPLYEDVGAAVESLINEANHNLWEAMEEWEFLLKQKTLLRRVQEFKKKRESLKVQVVSYEPKYQRAFKELNEEWISQYFKMEANDYKSLDHPEEYIINKGGKILVALYEGKPLGVCALIKMDDPEYDYEMAKMAVSPSAQGKNLGWLLGQEIIRTAIELGASHLFLESNTLLKPAINLYYKMGFQKIVGRPSPYERANIQMVLDLKNFTSK from the coding sequence ATGAATTTATTTGAAAAAACAGGAAAAATGGCACTTAGCAGCCGATTACGATTATTGACTTCTCAGATTACCGAAGATGCTTCCCGGGTATATCAGCTTTATGACATCGGGTTTTCACCTAAATGGTTTCCTATTTTTTTCATACTTGTTGAAGAGGGTGAAAAAACAATTACTGAGATAGCTCAGGAAGTTGGTCATTCTCAACCCTCAGTTACTAAAATTGTAAAAGAAATGGCTATAGCCGGATTAGTTGAGGATAACAGAAATTCAGCAGATAAAAGAAAAAATATGGTAGCACTTACTGAGTTGGGAAAAGAAACTTCTGAAAAAATCAAACCATTGTATGAAGATGTGGGAGCTGCGGTTGAAAGTCTGATTAATGAAGCAAACCATAACTTATGGGAAGCTATGGAAGAATGGGAGTTTTTACTAAAGCAAAAAACATTGCTGAGAAGAGTTCAGGAATTTAAGAAAAAACGTGAAAGCCTCAAAGTACAGGTAGTTTCTTATGAACCCAAGTATCAAAGGGCATTTAAAGAATTAAATGAAGAGTGGATATCCCAATATTTTAAAATGGAAGCAAATGATTATAAATCGCTGGATCATCCGGAGGAATATATTATTAATAAAGGGGGAAAAATTTTAGTGGCTCTTTATGAAGGTAAACCTTTGGGGGTATGTGCACTAATTAAAATGGATGATCCTGAGTATGACTATGAAATGGCAAAAATGGCAGTGTCACCTTCTGCACAAGGTAAAAACCTGGGCTGGCTTCTAGGACAGGAAATTATACGTACTGCCATAGAACTGGGCGCTTCCCATCTTTTTCTGGAAAGCAACACCCTACTTAAACCAGCTATTAATTTATACTATAAAATGGGATTTCAAAAAATAGTCGGGCGACCTTCCCCGTATGAACGAGCTAATATTCAAATGGTTTTAGATTTAAAAAATTTTACCAGTAAATAA
- a CDS encoding dienelactone hydrolase family protein, with protein sequence MKIRAMLIAVSSLFLLHTAQSQELKPIYYQDGNQKLKGLITDNTGAHQPGVLILPAWMGIDEEAKTAALDLARKGFKVFIADIYGEGNTPSSFAEAAKISSSYKTNFLAYQTRIQLALEQLKKAGADASRLAVIGYCFGGTGALEAARAQLPVKGVVSIHGGLGKSPDRPNGALSASILIEHPADDESVSQEDIKNLMKEMNEAQADWQMIYYAHSKHTFTNPASQDYNPVMAHRAWLHTIMFLQEMLK encoded by the coding sequence ATGAAAATAAGAGCTATGCTAATAGCTGTAAGTAGTCTTTTTTTATTGCATACAGCACAATCACAGGAATTAAAACCCATTTATTATCAAGATGGTAATCAGAAGCTTAAAGGATTAATAACAGATAATACGGGTGCTCATCAACCGGGTGTACTTATACTTCCTGCATGGATGGGAATAGATGAGGAAGCAAAAACTGCAGCCTTAGATCTGGCTCGAAAAGGTTTTAAAGTGTTTATTGCTGATATTTACGGTGAAGGAAATACTCCTTCTTCATTTGCTGAGGCAGCAAAAATAAGCAGCAGTTATAAAACCAATTTTTTAGCTTATCAAACAAGAATTCAATTGGCTTTGGAACAGCTAAAAAAGGCAGGTGCAGATGCTTCCCGTCTGGCAGTAATCGGATACTGCTTTGGTGGTACAGGAGCTCTGGAAGCAGCACGTGCTCAGCTTCCGGTAAAAGGAGTGGTTTCTATCCACGGGGGATTAGGAAAGTCTCCCGACAGACCTAACGGAGCATTATCAGCTTCCATACTCATCGAGCATCCGGCAGACGATGAATCCGTTTCACAAGAAGATATTAAGAATCTTATGAAAGAAATGAATGAAGCGCAAGCCGATTGGCAGATGATATACTATGCCCACAGTAAGCATACTTTTACCAATCCAGCATCTCAAGACTATAATCCTGTAATGGCTCATCGTGCCTGGTTGCATACAATCATGTTTTTACAGGAAATGTTGAAATAA
- a CDS encoding subtype B tannase: protein MKKLFNILAILPLALITANAQQKTYSLEFNSQNYTLDSAKVEGKTLYFRAYKNIVYVKNPVDITYQSLNFYVPIEYYKGKSVGEYNQNNAPIFLPNNVGGYMPAKPGTPSIDQRSGKPNAALTALSHGLIVAYPGARGRSLKNEQGKYYGKAPADIVDLKAAVRYLAYNDKNMPGDARKIISNGTSAGGAMSVLLGGTGDAIEFIPYLKDLGAADASDAIFAVSAYCPITNLDHADAAYEWQFGDVKEYKKMQISQMIDFRMERKMVEGVLSEKEIAISAQLKSLFPAYINSLNLKDKKGNIVKLNQNGEGSFRNLVASYIQASAQKELDKGADLSSFKWLTIQEKKVTGLDFKAYVKYTQRMKLPPAFDGLNLENGENDLFGTESDSARHFTSYSLRHGTKKAKMADKTIIKMMNPMYFIMDSKVKVAPHWRIRHGTIDKDGSLAIPVILATKLQNSGYDVDLAFPWETPHSGDYDLNELFNWIGLICIK from the coding sequence ATGAAAAAATTATTTAATATACTCGCTATATTACCTTTAGCTTTAATTACGGCTAATGCACAGCAAAAAACATATTCTTTGGAATTTAATTCCCAAAATTACACCTTGGATTCCGCAAAAGTTGAAGGCAAAACTTTGTATTTCAGAGCTTATAAAAATATTGTTTATGTTAAAAATCCGGTAGATATAACTTACCAAAGTCTTAATTTTTATGTTCCGATAGAATATTATAAAGGAAAATCGGTGGGAGAGTATAATCAAAACAATGCTCCTATTTTTTTACCCAACAATGTAGGAGGGTATATGCCGGCTAAACCAGGAACTCCGTCAATAGATCAACGGAGTGGTAAACCCAATGCTGCTTTAACTGCATTATCTCATGGACTGATTGTTGCCTACCCCGGAGCAAGAGGAAGATCATTAAAAAATGAACAGGGAAAATACTATGGAAAAGCACCGGCTGATATTGTGGATTTAAAAGCAGCAGTTCGATATCTAGCGTATAATGACAAGAATATGCCTGGAGATGCACGCAAAATTATTTCCAATGGAACCAGCGCGGGTGGAGCCATGTCTGTACTGTTGGGAGGGACAGGAGATGCTATTGAATTTATACCCTATCTTAAAGATCTTGGGGCTGCGGATGCTTCCGATGCTATTTTTGCCGTGTCTGCTTACTGTCCGATAACAAATCTAGATCATGCCGATGCTGCTTATGAATGGCAGTTTGGCGATGTCAAAGAATATAAAAAAATGCAAATTTCGCAGATGATTGATTTTCGGATGGAGAGAAAAATGGTGGAAGGAGTTCTCTCTGAAAAAGAAATAGCTATTTCAGCTCAATTAAAATCTTTATTTCCAGCCTATATTAATTCATTAAATTTAAAAGACAAGAAAGGAAATATAGTAAAACTAAATCAAAATGGAGAGGGAAGTTTCAGAAATCTGGTAGCTTCTTATATACAAGCTTCAGCACAAAAAGAGCTGGATAAAGGTGCTGATTTAAGCTCATTTAAATGGCTTACTATTCAGGAAAAAAAAGTTACCGGATTAGATTTTAAAGCTTATGTAAAATATACTCAACGAATGAAACTACCGCCTGCTTTTGACGGGTTAAATCTTGAAAATGGAGAAAATGATCTTTTTGGTACAGAATCAGATAGTGCAAGGCATTTCACATCTTATTCTTTAAGACATGGGACTAAAAAAGCAAAAATGGCAGATAAAACCATTATTAAAATGATGAATCCTATGTATTTTATCATGGATTCTAAAGTAAAGGTAGCTCCTCACTGGCGCATTCGTCATGGTACTATAGATAAAGACGGATCGCTGGCCATACCGGTAATTTTAGCTACAAAATTGCAGAATTCAGGTTATGACGTAGATTTAGCTTTTCCTTGGGAAACTCCTCATAGTGGCGATTATGATTTAAATGAATTGTTCAACTGGATTGGTCTTATATGTATTAAATAA
- a CDS encoding type 1 glutamine amidotransferase domain-containing protein, whose protein sequence is MKKKILFVVTSHSEKGNTGKKTGYFLSEVSHPWKVLTQAGYEIDFVSPKGGNPPVDGFDLNDPVNKEFWENPVYNNKISHSLQPSQVNTEDYDAIYYAGGHGAMWDLPDNKDIARITSKIYENNGIVAAVCHGPAGLINVKLDNGSYLLNGKKVSGFTNEEEDKVGLTKVVPFLLEDKMKERGAIFEKADPWKVQAVSDQRLITGQNPQSATRVGEMIKEALKN, encoded by the coding sequence ATGAAAAAGAAAATTTTATTTGTTGTTACCAGTCACAGCGAAAAAGGAAACACAGGAAAAAAAACAGGTTATTTTTTAAGTGAAGTTTCTCATCCGTGGAAAGTATTGACCCAAGCGGGTTATGAAATTGATTTTGTCAGTCCAAAGGGAGGAAATCCACCGGTAGATGGTTTTGATTTAAACGATCCTGTTAATAAAGAATTCTGGGAAAATCCAGTATATAATAATAAAATCAGTCATAGCTTACAACCTTCCCAGGTGAATACCGAAGACTATGATGCTATTTATTATGCTGGGGGACATGGGGCTATGTGGGATTTGCCAGATAATAAAGATATTGCGCGTATAACATCAAAAATATATGAAAATAATGGTATTGTAGCTGCTGTATGTCATGGCCCTGCTGGATTAATAAATGTAAAACTGGACAACGGCTCTTACTTACTGAACGGTAAAAAGGTAAGTGGGTTTACCAATGAAGAAGAAGATAAAGTAGGACTAACGAAAGTGGTACCTTTTCTGTTAGAAGATAAGATGAAAGAACGTGGAGCTATTTTTGAAAAAGCGGATCCCTGGAAAGTTCAGGCCGTTTCTGATCAACGGCTTATTACCGGACAAAATCCGCAATCTGCTACCCGTGTAGGAGAAATGATAAAAGAAGCTCTTAAAAACTAG
- a CDS encoding type 1 glutamine amidotransferase — translation MNLHFIQHETFEAPGAYLQWAQDKNHTFQFSKVFEKDLLPESVENIDMLIVLGGPQDPATTLEECSHFDSKAEISFIRKCIDAGKAVVGICLGSQLIGEALGARFEHSPEKEIGVFPIQLTEDGKKDEKVAHFGNFLPVGHWHNDMPGLTAQSKILAVSNGCPRQIVSYTPLVYGFQCHMEFTSEVMELLIAEEKDFLETQNTYAWVQKPEEIRSYNYNEMNEKLCIFLDKLQNAYQQSLS, via the coding sequence ATGAATTTACATTTTATACAGCACGAAACTTTTGAAGCTCCCGGAGCATATTTACAATGGGCGCAAGATAAAAATCATACGTTTCAATTCTCAAAAGTATTTGAAAAGGATCTGCTTCCTGAATCTGTTGAAAATATAGATATGTTAATTGTTTTAGGAGGACCACAGGATCCGGCAACTACTCTTGAAGAATGTTCTCATTTTGACTCAAAAGCTGAAATATCTTTTATAAGAAAATGTATAGATGCAGGCAAGGCTGTTGTAGGCATATGCTTAGGTTCTCAGCTTATAGGTGAAGCTTTAGGAGCTCGTTTTGAACATAGTCCGGAAAAAGAAATAGGTGTATTTCCTATTCAACTTACAGAGGATGGAAAAAAAGATGAAAAAGTAGCTCATTTCGGAAACTTTCTTCCGGTAGGACACTGGCATAATGATATGCCCGGATTAACCGCTCAAAGTAAAATACTTGCAGTTAGTAACGGATGTCCCCGACAAATTGTTTCTTATACTCCTTTAGTGTATGGATTTCAATGCCATATGGAATTTACTTCTGAAGTAATGGAGCTTCTTATTGCTGAAGAAAAAGACTTTTTAGAAACACAAAATACTTATGCCTGGGTTCAAAAGCCAGAAGAAATTCGAAGTTATAATTACAATGAAATGAATGAAAAACTTTGTATATTTTTAGATAAGCTGCAAAATGCATATCAACAAAGTCTTTCTTAA
- a CDS encoding SWIM zinc finger family protein, whose amino-acid sequence MDDSLIYKYAFPSSVIQKSGKDELFLSKYSEIQKNSEAPCYFWGTIRNPFIISRCLVTLSNVVKSNYSLTPAQLALIKDPIVTAGNERIRFEGFSQCAGVYARVDVLPDALDGEFLENGTTNVDFNPPILTALNSLRSDAKLMMSVGQKEVGIHIDNEHIVERKVPLPDKWIRGLSSVQIYLSKSEKSFTLNRVQAQQLFRDIPKGIIKTDYYLSIRGNLPVFSPAKSISGVCVGGLHRLRLLEPLLPYIDCLQIFSHSSMQSTTWQLYFGSIRFSLTLSRISWRGFSGEGAVLDFLLNDLPEHWIQAMDNYSYANQSFNPVQFAIAENLDFDKVDRLTGKLTAMGLLGFDLDENQFFYRRLPFNPDRIIKLNPRIKGAEKLIADQKVEIISNVEGKIKAYVEGSDIRHTILLDKSSERCTCEWYTKYQGERGPCKHVLAVKKMINYK is encoded by the coding sequence ATGGATGATAGTTTAATATATAAATATGCATTTCCTTCCAGCGTTATACAAAAATCGGGTAAGGATGAACTTTTCCTTTCAAAATATAGTGAAATACAAAAAAACAGCGAGGCTCCCTGTTATTTCTGGGGTACTATCCGAAATCCTTTCATCATCTCCCGCTGCCTGGTCACTCTGTCTAACGTTGTAAAATCAAACTATAGTTTAACGCCTGCACAACTGGCCCTTATCAAAGATCCTATAGTAACAGCCGGTAATGAACGTATACGTTTTGAAGGTTTCTCACAATGTGCAGGTGTATATGCGCGGGTAGATGTTTTGCCCGATGCACTGGATGGAGAATTTCTGGAAAACGGCACTACTAATGTTGATTTTAACCCGCCCATACTTACCGCTTTAAACAGTCTTCGTTCAGATGCTAAATTGATGATGTCTGTAGGCCAAAAGGAAGTGGGAATACATATAGACAATGAGCACATAGTAGAGCGTAAGGTACCACTGCCTGACAAGTGGATCCGAGGATTGAGCTCAGTTCAGATCTACCTTTCGAAATCAGAAAAATCGTTTACTTTAAACCGGGTACAGGCTCAGCAATTATTTCGCGATATTCCTAAAGGAATAATAAAAACAGATTATTATCTTAGTATTAGAGGTAATTTACCTGTTTTTTCTCCTGCAAAATCTATCAGCGGAGTCTGTGTCGGTGGCTTACACCGTTTGCGATTGTTGGAACCGCTTCTTCCCTATATTGATTGTTTACAGATATTTTCCCACTCCAGCATGCAGTCTACTACCTGGCAGCTTTATTTTGGATCCATACGCTTCAGCTTAACCTTATCCCGAATTTCCTGGCGGGGATTTTCGGGTGAAGGAGCAGTGCTTGATTTTTTGCTGAATGATTTGCCGGAACATTGGATACAGGCTATGGATAATTATTCATATGCCAACCAATCTTTTAATCCTGTACAATTTGCGATTGCAGAAAATTTAGATTTCGATAAGGTAGACAGACTTACAGGTAAATTGACCGCTATGGGTTTACTAGGATTTGATCTTGACGAAAACCAATTCTTTTACCGACGTCTGCCCTTCAACCCTGACCGCATAATCAAATTAAATCCGAGAATAAAAGGAGCTGAAAAGTTAATTGCCGATCAAAAAGTAGAAATAATAAGCAATGTAGAAGGAAAAATTAAGGCATATGTTGAAGGAAGTGATATAAGACATACGATATTACTGGATAAGAGCAGTGAACGATGTACCTGCGAGTGGTATACTAAATATCAGGGAGAAAGAGGGCCATGTAAACATGTTCTGGCAGTAAAAAAAATGATCAATTACAAGTAA
- a CDS encoding DUF6493 family protein, giving the protein MLHKEKFFIILEEKKVFEIIPFLKSLTLEERKTLAKPIRQSIKNAQEETDKRNNDTFVILSIAAFVCFNYSDYVRNYIYLSYLSSGFIKFHEYTQGELMKKIRIEDVLCWYCPDWIDTYLNKTDNFEAVTYDEIIHWTDKGYVKPSPELISHNLVRYIYQYHPNQTIQHTFHPERLLQYPITLKEHIWYLFQYKTDINHPEIYYGMENPENDWIKAIKLLVENKQTDRLRILAECVKTANQGFNKTLSGWFFKLFNALHPTPSELIQLQEHLWPALSSPQTSVVGIVLNYSKSIKEYFEFDFDAFLFYLPNLLSSPTKAIVKSSLDLAEYLLKNKKGCSEKICEALGNGFISRDESIQKRLAKLLISYGNPTVLKTKLSPYTDYILSSVKPQLQELLEITSVNPDDEENVEIQPSGMPKFISHHSQIEEITTLDEFQFFINQVFENNEPWHIFWLPVYIQKFKDEIIKDPDLLASALKIAVKAFMNQNYGRIDNVAASFLISYAKYLIEQYPENTAKIKAIVVNSKVPDLTSLKTRFVQSYLTPLIHIYMRVYEQLKKGIVLPLLSTPTHTPHWIEPSALISRLAEYQHKKEEPFSFDLQLAIQRCCLENASAYIEMAQKKLTGELKDLILFLLDSTLDEPNQVEHSAWWMTAALTRNPNKIPKMKSEWGYDYLNDDYFTDHLKWEVLVKEKKYKIKLPYYTLSAGKSTLYMEYLIPKKICDPLRKNDAYHLGLSMPHNKTLLEVHILNSLNDPTSSSSDVLVDVCSMLQILQTTGINDFDFNYHFLAHSWLYPNKTARDIVSSLWVEYVQQQKLDSSKLGKELGRLNTNGWLPVKRLTDALDMLLNISSVHDKELICLIENILLETSEPYTNIRKLLEIYKELLLIANQKSGITEKLDAWKDEKNCKKVILEILKQ; this is encoded by the coding sequence ATGCTACACAAAGAAAAGTTCTTTATAATACTGGAAGAAAAAAAAGTTTTTGAAATTATTCCTTTTTTAAAAAGTTTAACCCTTGAAGAACGTAAAACATTAGCTAAACCAATCAGGCAGAGTATTAAAAATGCACAGGAAGAAACTGATAAAAGAAATAACGATACTTTTGTTATACTTTCCATTGCTGCATTTGTTTGTTTCAATTATAGTGATTATGTTCGCAACTACATATACCTGAGTTACCTTTCGTCCGGGTTCATTAAATTTCATGAGTATACGCAGGGCGAGTTAATGAAAAAGATCAGAATTGAGGATGTTTTATGCTGGTACTGTCCCGACTGGATAGATACATATCTGAATAAAACGGATAATTTTGAAGCAGTTACTTACGATGAGATAATACACTGGACGGACAAAGGATATGTAAAACCTTCACCTGAGCTTATTTCTCATAATCTGGTTCGTTATATCTATCAGTATCATCCCAACCAAACTATTCAACATACTTTTCACCCCGAACGTTTATTACAATATCCAATTACTTTGAAAGAACATATCTGGTATTTATTTCAATACAAAACCGATATTAACCATCCAGAAATATATTATGGAATGGAGAATCCTGAAAATGATTGGATAAAAGCTATTAAGCTGCTAGTGGAAAATAAGCAAACGGACAGACTAAGAATATTAGCAGAATGTGTAAAGACGGCCAACCAGGGATTTAATAAAACCTTATCCGGATGGTTTTTCAAACTTTTTAATGCATTACATCCTACTCCTTCGGAATTGATACAGCTTCAGGAACATTTATGGCCGGCATTAAGCTCTCCACAGACAAGTGTCGTTGGAATAGTGCTTAATTATAGTAAAAGCATCAAAGAATATTTTGAATTTGATTTCGATGCATTTCTTTTTTATCTTCCCAACTTATTGTCCTCTCCAACCAAAGCTATCGTAAAAAGTTCTCTGGATCTTGCCGAATATTTGTTAAAAAATAAAAAAGGCTGTTCAGAAAAAATTTGTGAGGCCTTGGGAAACGGATTCATTTCCCGGGATGAAAGCATTCAGAAGCGTTTGGCCAAGCTACTTATCAGCTATGGTAACCCTACAGTTCTTAAAACAAAATTATCTCCATATACCGATTATATTTTGTCATCAGTCAAACCTCAGCTTCAGGAATTGTTAGAAATAACATCAGTCAACCCGGACGATGAAGAGAATGTTGAAATTCAACCTTCCGGAATGCCTAAATTCATAAGTCATCATTCACAAATTGAAGAAATAACAACTTTAGATGAATTTCAGTTTTTCATCAATCAGGTTTTTGAAAATAATGAACCCTGGCATATCTTTTGGTTACCCGTATATATACAAAAATTTAAGGATGAGATAATTAAAGATCCTGATTTGTTAGCTTCGGCATTAAAAATAGCTGTAAAAGCTTTTATGAACCAAAACTATGGACGAATAGATAATGTAGCTGCTTCATTTTTAATTAGCTATGCGAAATATTTGATAGAACAGTATCCGGAAAATACTGCTAAAATTAAAGCTATAGTAGTAAATTCAAAGGTTCCGGATTTAACTAGTCTGAAAACCAGATTCGTACAATCATATTTAACTCCCTTGATTCATATCTATATGCGGGTATACGAACAACTTAAAAAAGGAATTGTTCTGCCCCTGTTATCAACACCAACTCATACTCCTCATTGGATTGAACCTTCTGCACTGATCAGTCGTCTGGCAGAATATCAGCACAAAAAAGAAGAACCGTTTAGTTTTGATTTGCAGCTGGCTATTCAGCGTTGCTGCCTCGAAAATGCTTCTGCATATATAGAAATGGCTCAGAAAAAACTTACCGGTGAATTGAAAGATCTGATACTTTTTTTATTGGATTCTACCCTGGATGAACCTAATCAGGTAGAACATTCAGCCTGGTGGATGACAGCTGCCCTTACACGAAATCCGAATAAAATTCCTAAAATGAAATCTGAATGGGGATATGATTATTTAAATGATGACTATTTTACAGATCACCTGAAGTGGGAAGTACTTGTTAAAGAAAAAAAATATAAAATAAAACTTCCCTATTATACCCTATCTGCCGGTAAATCTACCTTATACATGGAATATTTAATCCCTAAAAAAATATGCGATCCTTTACGCAAAAATGATGCATACCATTTAGGGTTGTCTATGCCGCACAACAAGACCTTACTCGAGGTGCATATTTTAAACTCTTTAAATGATCCTACCTCTTCATCATCCGATGTTTTAGTAGATGTATGTTCGATGCTACAGATCTTACAAACTACAGGTATTAATGATTTTGATTTTAATTATCATTTCCTGGCTCACAGTTGGTTATATCCAAATAAAACAGCGCGGGACATTGTTTCTTCTCTGTGGGTTGAATATGTACAGCAACAGAAGCTGGACAGTAGTAAATTAGGAAAAGAATTAGGCAGGTTAAATACAAACGGATGGTTACCGGTAAAGCGTTTAACAGATGCACTAGACATGCTTCTAAATATTAGTTCCGTGCATGATAAAGAATTAATCTGTTTAATCGAAAATATATTGTTGGAAACTTCAGAACCTTATACTAACATAAGGAAATTACTGGAAATATATAAAGAGTTGTTATTGATTGCCAATCAAAAATCAGGTATAACCGAAAAGCTGGATGCCTGGAAAGATGAAAAAAACTGTAAGAAGGTAATACTGGAAATTTTAAAACAATAA